In the Pseudoalteromonas undina genome, one interval contains:
- a CDS encoding M15 family metallopeptidase, which produces MTANKELIQCITGQSDAHLVAIQNHFLHTNIVNDFVALQSAAASAGFDLCIASSFRDFNRQSAIWNAKFSNKRVVLNKAQQAVELNSLSDIEKCTAIMLYSALPGASRHHLGTDLDIFDKRAVSNDYELQLTPDEYQHGGPFAELSQWLDTHLAEFGFYRPYQHDLGGVAPELWHISHIAQSEQLMRHLSVEVLHNCIKESDLLGKDAILTHLPALYERFVLNVSPPAKRC; this is translated from the coding sequence ACTCATACAATGCATCACCGGACAAAGTGATGCACACCTAGTCGCCATACAAAACCATTTTTTGCATACCAATATTGTCAACGACTTTGTTGCACTGCAATCAGCGGCCGCATCCGCTGGCTTTGATTTATGTATTGCATCAAGCTTTCGGGATTTTAATCGTCAATCGGCTATTTGGAATGCTAAATTTTCAAATAAGCGCGTGGTGTTAAATAAAGCGCAACAAGCCGTTGAACTAAATTCACTGAGTGATATTGAAAAATGTACCGCCATAATGCTGTACTCTGCACTGCCAGGGGCAAGTCGCCATCATTTAGGCACTGACTTAGATATTTTTGATAAACGCGCAGTGAGTAACGATTATGAGTTGCAACTAACCCCCGATGAATATCAGCATGGCGGACCTTTTGCCGAACTGAGTCAATGGCTAGACACCCACCTAGCAGAATTTGGATTTTATCGGCCTTATCAGCATGATTTAGGCGGTGTTGCCCCAGAACTTTGGCATATTAGCCACATTGCGCAATCAGAGCAGCTTATGAGGCACCTGTCAGTTGAGGTATTACATAACTGCATTAAAGAAAGTGATTTATTAGGTAAAGACGCTATTTTAACCCACTTACCTGCTTTATATGAACGCTTTGTGCTTAATGTGAGCCCACCTGCTAAGCGGTGTTAG
- the yddG gene encoding aromatic amino acid DMT transporter YddG, whose product MSLLSKHKYTLYGVLAILLWSSLTAFIRDLSELFSPIGGAALIYSVSAIFLMLVMGVPKLSNYPKRYLVFGGSLFVIYEICLALSLGFANSRQQALEMAIINYLWPALTILLSIIVNRTKVSILVYPSILIAFLGVAWCIAGNSGLSVGVLTANISDNPLPYSMAFAAAFIWAIYCSVTVKLSEGKNAISVFFAATAISLWISYRLSNEPSFEFSLDSSFTLILAGVVIGGGYALWNQAIIGGNLVLLGTLSYFIPVLSTLFAAIYLSVSLTSAFWQGVVLVTLGSLMCFIVTRKTKPAR is encoded by the coding sequence ATGTCTTTATTAAGCAAACATAAATACACCCTTTATGGAGTGCTCGCTATTTTACTTTGGAGCAGTTTAACTGCCTTTATTCGTGATTTATCAGAATTATTTAGCCCAATTGGCGGTGCCGCTTTAATTTATAGCGTCAGTGCGATTTTTTTAATGTTAGTCATGGGTGTACCAAAGCTAAGCAATTATCCAAAACGCTATTTAGTCTTTGGTGGCAGCTTATTTGTTATTTACGAAATATGTTTAGCTTTATCCCTCGGCTTTGCAAATAGTCGCCAGCAAGCGTTGGAAATGGCGATTATTAACTACCTTTGGCCAGCGTTAACCATTTTATTATCGATTATTGTTAACCGTACTAAAGTAAGCATATTAGTATACCCGAGCATATTGATTGCGTTTTTAGGCGTTGCATGGTGCATTGCAGGTAATAGTGGTTTATCTGTAGGAGTATTAACCGCTAATATTAGTGACAATCCATTACCCTACTCCATGGCGTTCGCAGCGGCGTTTATTTGGGCTATATATTGCAGTGTAACGGTTAAACTTAGCGAGGGTAAAAATGCCATTAGTGTATTTTTTGCAGCCACGGCAATCTCTTTATGGATAAGTTACAGATTGAGTAATGAACCCAGCTTTGAGTTTAGCCTAGATTCTAGCTTTACCTTAATATTGGCAGGCGTGGTTATTGGTGGAGGTTACGCACTGTGGAACCAAGCAATAATTGGCGGTAACCTAGTGTTGTTAGGCACCTTGTCTTACTTTATCCCTGTGTTATCAACACTATTTGCTGCTATTTACTTATCAGTATCGCTCACCAGCGCATTCTGGCAAGGCGTTGTGTTAGTGACATTAGGCTCATTAATGTGTTTTATTGTGACCCGAAAAACAAAGCCAGCCCGATAA
- a CDS encoding DUF4826 family protein codes for MQQQEQKPLTPEQQAELQQQEIQWQRECFQNAQKHLAEKGIMPKTLLEKESRFLAPLCALWKFKAQNGKSYWVITGRLPTDHAEASAAKDARDAMRYFSLQWQLKADQIITAGARDKTQADFANLLINRAHGLYEMHENEQLWAKEPA; via the coding sequence ATGCAGCAACAAGAACAAAAACCATTAACACCAGAGCAGCAAGCTGAACTTCAGCAACAAGAAATTCAATGGCAGCGCGAATGTTTTCAAAATGCGCAAAAACATTTAGCTGAAAAAGGCATTATGCCTAAAACCTTGCTTGAAAAAGAAAGCCGTTTTTTAGCGCCTTTATGCGCGCTTTGGAAATTTAAAGCGCAAAACGGTAAAAGCTACTGGGTGATCACCGGTCGTTTACCAACAGATCACGCTGAAGCGTCTGCAGCAAAAGATGCACGTGATGCCATGCGTTATTTTTCATTGCAGTGGCAGTTAAAGGCCGACCAAATTATTACAGCGGGTGCACGAGATAAAACCCAAGCCGACTTTGCAAACTTACTGATTAACCGTGCTCATGGCTTATATGAAATGCATGAAAATGAGCAGCTTTGGGCAAAAGAACCAGCTTAA
- a CDS encoding M28 family peptidase: MSISPLKLVTRIIKYSAVASVCSASFYSVAAQTTQQASLHNIADQISAQRIGDDIQTLVDFGTRHTLSETKSDTRGIGAARRWIKKEFEAISAQCGGCLEILEVKQTISGEKRIPEPVEVVNIIAIQRGNTDPNRMVMMSGDIDSRVSDVMDFTSDSPGANDNASGVAGVIEAARVLSQYTFNGSVVYAALSGEEQGLFGGKILTAYAQKNNWQVHGVLNNDMIGNITGINGVTDNTTARIFSEGTRVVETKEQARTRRFTGGEVDSASRNLARYIDTIADKYIENLDTMLVYRLDRFARGGHHRPFNDAGFAAVRIMETNEHYDRQHQDLRTENGVVYGDTIDGVDFDYAAKLTSLNAVSLASMAWAPAPPKEVKISGAVRASTTLSWQPTEDKNVAGYRIYWRYTSEPQWQYSQWVDKVSEFTLKNVVIDNYYFGVASVNKQGIESPVVFPGAVGSFDHNKK; encoded by the coding sequence ATGTCAATTTCACCTTTAAAGTTAGTTACTCGGATTATTAAGTATAGTGCGGTTGCATCTGTTTGTAGCGCGTCATTTTATAGTGTGGCGGCACAAACCACACAACAAGCATCATTGCACAATATTGCAGATCAAATTTCAGCGCAGCGTATTGGAGATGATATTCAAACGTTAGTGGATTTTGGTACCCGCCATACTTTATCTGAAACTAAATCGGATACCCGTGGTATTGGCGCGGCAAGACGCTGGATAAAAAAAGAATTTGAAGCAATTTCGGCACAGTGTGGTGGCTGTTTAGAGATACTAGAAGTAAAACAAACCATCTCGGGTGAAAAGCGCATTCCTGAACCCGTGGAAGTGGTTAACATAATTGCGATTCAGCGCGGTAACACCGATCCTAACCGTATGGTGATGATGTCGGGAGATATAGACTCACGCGTTAGTGATGTTATGGATTTTACTAGCGATTCACCTGGGGCAAACGATAATGCATCAGGGGTTGCCGGTGTGATTGAAGCGGCACGGGTGTTATCGCAATATACATTTAATGGCTCAGTGGTATATGCAGCACTCTCAGGTGAAGAGCAAGGTTTATTTGGCGGTAAAATTTTAACTGCTTACGCACAAAAAAATAATTGGCAGGTTCATGGTGTTTTAAATAACGACATGATTGGTAACATCACCGGCATTAATGGCGTCACCGATAACACTACTGCACGTATTTTTTCTGAAGGTACGCGTGTAGTTGAAACTAAAGAACAAGCCCGTACACGTCGTTTTACTGGCGGCGAAGTTGACTCAGCGAGCCGTAATTTAGCGCGTTACATAGACACCATTGCTGATAAATACATTGAGAACTTAGATACCATGCTGGTATATAGGCTCGACCGTTTTGCACGAGGCGGGCATCATCGTCCGTTTAATGATGCGGGTTTTGCGGCTGTGCGCATTATGGAAACCAACGAGCATTATGATCGCCAACATCAAGACCTGCGCACCGAAAATGGGGTAGTGTACGGTGATACTATTGATGGGGTGGATTTTGATTACGCCGCAAAACTTACCTCATTAAATGCGGTAAGCCTTGCGTCAATGGCGTGGGCCCCTGCGCCACCAAAAGAGGTGAAAATTAGTGGTGCCGTACGCGCCAGTACCACACTTTCTTGGCAGCCAACAGAGGATAAAAATGTAGCAGGCTATCGTATATACTGGCGCTATACTAGTGAACCACAATGGCAATACAGTCAATGGGTTGATAAGGTCAGTGAATTTACCCTAAAAAATGTGGTTATTGATAATTACTATTTTGGAGTTGCTAGCGTGAATAAACAGGGTATTGAGTCGCCAGTGGTATTCCCAGGTGCTGTGGGTTCGTTTGATCACAACAAAAAGTAA
- a CDS encoding glycine zipper 2TM domain-containing protein, whose translation MKTLSLILCALLVVSAPTFAKYERNKAVPVQQVLFGKVKSVRTITEQQLVQDKSNGWKTFGGALLGGVIGNQFGGGSGRTVATILGSVIGGNVAHNQQQTQRYENTQLVELLIQVESGEQFMVVQDNDPAMRFHQGDNVRLIYLTNNTVRVDSAY comes from the coding sequence ATGAAAACGCTTAGCTTAATTTTATGCGCTTTATTAGTAGTAAGTGCCCCAACGTTTGCCAAGTACGAACGAAATAAAGCCGTTCCTGTACAGCAAGTACTATTTGGTAAAGTAAAGTCGGTGCGCACTATTACTGAGCAACAACTAGTACAAGACAAAAGTAACGGCTGGAAAACCTTTGGCGGTGCCTTACTAGGCGGTGTTATTGGTAACCAGTTTGGCGGCGGCAGTGGTCGTACTGTAGCGACTATTTTAGGATCGGTGATTGGTGGTAACGTTGCTCATAATCAGCAGCAAACACAGCGCTATGAAAACACACAGCTCGTTGAATTACTGATACAAGTAGAAAGTGGTGAGCAATTTATGGTGGTACAAGACAACGATCCCGCTATGCGTTTTCACCAAGGGGATAATGTTCGCCTTATTTACTTAACTAATAACACGGTGCGAGTAGATAGCGCGTATTAA
- a CDS encoding MAPEG family protein, with protein MTDIAHSAFVAFYLYLIMMLVQWAVATFSKAKQPGAVPGKIDKELSHESFIFRAHRTFHNTLENSALFIGTVLFAFVMNYHSSVFAICIWVYVIARLIHMALYYAIATEKNPSPRSYFFLISVIANIVMLVLLGLRLAS; from the coding sequence ATGACCGATATTGCACATTCTGCGTTTGTAGCATTTTATTTATACTTAATTATGATGTTAGTTCAGTGGGCCGTGGCGACGTTTAGTAAGGCTAAACAACCCGGTGCAGTGCCAGGAAAAATAGATAAAGAGCTATCTCATGAGAGTTTTATATTTAGGGCGCATCGTACTTTTCATAACACCCTAGAAAACAGCGCGTTGTTTATAGGAACGGTTTTATTTGCTTTTGTGATGAATTATCACAGCTCGGTATTTGCAATATGTATTTGGGTATATGTGATTGCACGTTTAATTCATATGGCACTGTATTACGCAATTGCCACCGAGAAAAACCCCAGCCCGCGTAGTTACTTCTTTTTAATCAGTGTGATAGCAAACATTGTGATGTTAGTGCTGTTAGGGCTGCGATTAGCTAGTTAA
- a CDS encoding phosphate-starvation-inducible PsiE family protein yields MKKHEELPEDHVDPLMQYLHHAIRFAIKILAVLMVLVIFWSIADVVYVLYMRLSSPPYFLLNIEDILQTFGAFMVVLIAVEIFTNIRLYLGSSSLPVELVIATALMAVARKIIVLDLKLVTSEQIIGLALVTLALGISYWLVKNKTGHTKL; encoded by the coding sequence ATGAAGAAACACGAAGAATTACCAGAGGATCATGTTGACCCGCTTATGCAGTATTTACATCATGCGATTCGCTTTGCTATTAAAATATTAGCGGTGCTCATGGTGCTAGTTATTTTTTGGAGTATTGCTGATGTAGTATATGTTTTATATATGCGATTGAGCTCTCCCCCTTATTTTTTATTAAACATTGAAGACATTCTGCAAACCTTTGGTGCTTTTATGGTGGTGCTTATTGCGGTAGAAATATTTACCAATATTCGTTTATATTTAGGCTCAAGTTCACTGCCTGTTGAGCTGGTCATTGCCACCGCACTAATGGCTGTGGCGCGTAAAATTATTGTTTTAGATTTAAAATTAGTGACCTCAGAACAAATTATTGGCCTTGCATTAGTGACTTTAGCCTTAGGTATATCTTACTGGCTGGTAAAAAATAAAACCGGTCATACAAAACTGTAA
- a CDS encoding DMT family transporter — protein sequence MKATLFTIIALVAFAANSLLCRLALAQGYIDAWNFTVIRLLSGAVCLAIIMLLYTKQLNKKAQLSSSVINDIGSWRSSVSLLIYALCFSIAYIELDTGMGALILFSAVQFTMIGWGIYKQERLTAVQWLAFIVAFVAFVYLMLPSQTAPPVMAAVLMSISGVAWGIYSIRGKACVSPLRATTYNFIRSLLVLPILIVVGMSQLKNVRMEGVLLAIASGAIASGVGYSIWYVAMPLLKSTHAAIVQLCVPVLAAIAGAVFLSETLTVQFMLPSSIILLAVLVFTLNKKTNTA from the coding sequence TTGAAAGCCACTCTGTTTACTATTATCGCGTTAGTTGCCTTTGCTGCCAATTCGTTATTGTGTCGCTTAGCATTAGCTCAAGGTTATATTGATGCGTGGAATTTCACTGTTATACGGCTTCTCAGCGGGGCAGTGTGTTTGGCTATTATTATGCTGCTCTATACAAAGCAATTAAATAAAAAAGCACAATTAAGTAGCTCCGTTATTAACGATATCGGAAGCTGGCGAAGCAGTGTGAGCTTGCTGATATATGCGCTGTGTTTTTCTATAGCTTATATAGAGCTAGATACCGGTATGGGCGCGCTTATTTTATTCTCCGCGGTGCAATTTACCATGATCGGCTGGGGCATCTATAAGCAAGAGCGCTTAACCGCTGTGCAATGGCTTGCATTTATTGTGGCGTTTGTGGCTTTTGTTTATTTAATGCTGCCTTCGCAAACAGCGCCACCGGTAATGGCGGCAGTATTAATGAGCATAAGTGGCGTGGCATGGGGAATATACAGTATTAGAGGCAAAGCGTGTGTGTCACCACTTAGGGCCACCACTTATAACTTTATTCGCAGCTTATTAGTGCTACCTATTTTAATTGTGGTGGGTATGAGCCAGCTTAAAAATGTACGTATGGAAGGGGTGTTACTTGCAATAGCCTCAGGTGCCATCGCATCAGGCGTAGGTTATAGTATTTGGTATGTGGCTATGCCTTTATTAAAAAGCACGCATGCAGCTATAGTGCAGTTATGCGTGCCCGTTTTGGCAGCTATTGCAGGAGCGGTGTTTTTATCAGAAACCTTAACTGTGCAATTTATGCTCCCCAGCAGTATCATTTTACTGGCTGTATTGGTTTTTACGTTAAATAAAAAAACTAACACCGCTTAG
- a CDS encoding YcfL family protein, whose protein sequence is MKYILPVIALIMLSACSSRPVTSGIGVEQTANAYKEQLNVNNPQLAKKLLISDVKTRQTNNLTDVVVTLASTYKKSQYLQYQFNWFDKDGFVIKGNHSPWQALTLFGFAKTQLAGLAPSSNAVTFSLAVREVSTDAQEFKD, encoded by the coding sequence ATGAAATACATACTTCCCGTTATTGCGTTAATTATGCTCAGCGCGTGTAGCAGCCGACCTGTAACCTCAGGTATTGGGGTTGAGCAAACTGCCAACGCTTACAAAGAGCAGCTCAATGTTAATAATCCACAATTAGCTAAAAAGCTTTTAATAAGTGATGTAAAAACGCGTCAAACAAATAACCTTACCGACGTGGTAGTTACTTTAGCGAGTACCTATAAAAAATCGCAATACTTACAGTATCAATTTAACTGGTTTGATAAAGATGGCTTTGTTATTAAAGGCAACCACTCACCGTGGCAAGCCCTAACATTATTTGGCTTTGCTAAAACTCAGCTTGCAGGACTAGCACCTAGCTCTAATGCCGTTACCTTCTCATTAGCTGTAAGAGAAGTTTCAACCGACGCACAAGAATTTAAAGATTAA
- the lpoB gene encoding penicillin-binding protein activator LpoB, with product MINKQFKSLSSYAILGLAALTLAGCANKAVVSYGDAQAVETTDINFGSTDLQKVASQMTDSLLSSPVVGTMTANTRPVVFVERIKNKTSEHIDTESITDSISTQLLRSGKFRFVDMTRVEAVREQITFQNEDALVNPSTAVAFGKQIGAQYMLYGNLSSIVKSNADKADVYYKFTMRLMDMQSGLVEWADETEIRKTREKSTFGW from the coding sequence ATGATCAATAAACAATTTAAATCACTGTCTAGTTATGCAATTTTAGGCTTAGCGGCACTGACACTTGCAGGCTGTGCCAACAAAGCTGTTGTCAGCTATGGTGATGCCCAAGCCGTAGAAACCACAGATATAAACTTTGGCTCTACTGACTTACAAAAAGTTGCCTCGCAAATGACCGACTCTCTGCTTAGTTCGCCTGTGGTTGGTACTATGACCGCCAATACACGCCCTGTGGTATTTGTAGAGCGTATTAAAAATAAAACCAGTGAACACATAGATACAGAATCAATCACCGACTCAATCTCTACTCAATTACTGCGTAGCGGCAAATTTAGATTTGTTGATATGACCCGTGTAGAGGCGGTTCGTGAGCAAATTACATTTCAAAACGAAGACGCCTTAGTCAACCCAAGTACTGCGGTGGCTTTTGGTAAGCAAATTGGTGCGCAATATATGCTGTACGGTAACCTATCAAGCATTGTTAAATCTAATGCAGATAAAGCCGATGTGTACTACAAATTTACAATGCGTTTAATGGATATGCAAAGCGGTCTTGTTGAATGGGCTGACGAAACTGAAATTCGTAAGACGCGTGAAAAATCAACGTTTGGTTGGTAA
- a CDS encoding COG3014 family protein → MRHILIFSFCFIVSGCSTIGFNDLFNDYATNTTPVRQAISNNNIENARTLIKTNSKAHSNYLLNQLEQGRIADLANNPDSSQTYFETVYQQMQAKRQAAKIQVSAGLEQSNALLTNDSAIGYIPPAYEMSMLHSYKALNYVYKRDIESALVEIRRANKVQVDALLDNQSEFDNAVAQAQQHYPGMDNLTRSVKNGFQNAYTFYLSGLLYETAKQGDDAYIDYKKALEIQPNNQYLQQDILRLAKQQGFADDYKQFKRQFGEVNTIDKNQGEVVILFEQGLIPKQHEFKLRLPIYTSQGDARFYSLAMPVYINNAYSSAVNNIKVNNQVLALSPLVHLEALAAKTLEQQVAGRVSRQILRLVAKEKMRAELARSAGDVGNILANLYNLASEQADTRSWLTLPNQISLARSAVKAGEHTLNVGSQPPINFTVSKQGLTLIYLTSVNNYFNSHVVQL, encoded by the coding sequence GTGCGTCACATTTTAATTTTCAGTTTTTGCTTTATTGTAAGTGGTTGCAGCACTATTGGCTTTAACGACTTGTTTAATGATTATGCCACAAACACCACCCCTGTTAGGCAAGCTATTAGCAATAATAATATTGAAAATGCACGCACCCTTATAAAAACCAACAGTAAAGCCCACAGTAATTATTTACTGAACCAATTAGAGCAAGGGCGTATTGCTGATTTAGCTAATAATCCAGATAGTTCGCAAACATATTTTGAAACTGTCTACCAACAGATGCAAGCAAAGCGCCAAGCAGCCAAAATACAAGTAAGTGCAGGGCTTGAACAAAGTAATGCGCTGTTAACTAACGATTCAGCAATAGGTTATATCCCACCAGCCTACGAAATGAGTATGTTGCATAGCTACAAAGCACTTAATTATGTTTATAAACGCGATATTGAGAGCGCGTTAGTTGAAATACGCCGTGCCAATAAAGTACAAGTTGATGCACTACTCGATAATCAAAGCGAGTTTGATAATGCCGTTGCTCAAGCACAGCAACACTATCCAGGCATGGATAATTTAACTCGCTCGGTAAAAAATGGCTTTCAAAATGCGTACACGTTTTACTTATCAGGGTTGTTATATGAAACGGCAAAGCAAGGCGATGATGCCTACATAGACTATAAAAAAGCACTCGAAATACAACCTAATAATCAGTATTTACAGCAAGATATATTGCGCCTTGCTAAGCAGCAAGGCTTTGCGGATGACTACAAACAATTTAAGCGACAGTTTGGTGAAGTAAACACCATAGATAAAAATCAAGGCGAAGTGGTTATATTATTTGAACAAGGCCTAATACCAAAACAGCACGAGTTTAAATTGCGATTGCCTATTTATACTTCGCAGGGGGATGCCCGCTTTTATAGCTTAGCAATGCCCGTTTATATAAATAACGCCTACAGCAGCGCCGTGAATAATATAAAAGTTAATAACCAAGTATTAGCATTAAGTCCGTTAGTGCATTTAGAGGCACTGGCCGCTAAAACGTTAGAGCAGCAAGTAGCTGGGCGTGTTTCAAGGCAAATATTACGTCTTGTCGCTAAAGAAAAAATGCGTGCAGAGCTTGCGCGCAGTGCCGGTGATGTGGGGAACATTTTGGCAAATTTGTATAATCTTGCATCTGAGCAAGCAGATACGCGTAGTTGGCTTACCCTGCCTAATCAGATCAGCCTTGCCCGCAGCGCCGTAAAAGCAGGCGAACATACTCTAAACGTTGGCTCGCAACCGCCAATAAATTTTACCGTTAGTAAGCAAGGGTTAACGTTAATCTACCTAACCTCTGTTAATAACTATTTTAACTCCCATGTAGTGCAACTTTAG
- a CDS encoding ABC transporter ATP-binding protein, producing MYRLFERMTKPFPERTPSQPPNTLFAFCRHYTKGMELSLVLMSLSAALLAILEVSLFSYMGQLVDWLGEYTPEELFSQQQSELIKMGLMLLVVMPVVVFFRSAILHQALLGNYPMSIRWLAHRYLLRQSVSFYQNEFAGRIATKVLQTSLAVRESVTKLLDVLMYIAVYFGSMVFLVAASDWRLMLPLLVWLALYICVQIYFVPRLKSIASSQADARSEMTGRIVDSYTNISTIKLFSYTQREEQYAKQSMDVFLQPVYKQMRLVTSLNVVIQSLNYLLVFSVAAVSLYLWSLSAISAGAIAVALSLSLRLNGMAQWIMWEISSLFENIGTVADGMRTLSNPIAVDDKPKADSLKVTQGSIDFNNVHFNYGKAANENNRGPVINGLNLNIKPGEKIGLVGRSGAGKSTLVNLLLRFYDTDKGCISIDGQNITDVSQESLRRYIAMVTQDTSLLHRSVKDNILYGRPDATEAEMLDATKQAKALDFINDLEDSKGNKGFDAQVGERGVTLSGGQRQRIAIARVLLKNAPILILDEATSALDSEVEAAIQASLDDLMTGKTVIAIAHRLSTIAQMDRLIVLDEGGVVEQGSHDELIAQGGIYAALWAHQTGGFIGIE from the coding sequence ATGTATCGATTATTTGAACGGATGACTAAACCGTTCCCGGAGCGTACTCCGTCTCAGCCTCCTAATACCTTATTTGCATTTTGCCGCCATTACACCAAAGGCATGGAACTGTCGTTAGTCCTTATGTCGCTCAGTGCCGCATTATTAGCTATTTTAGAAGTGTCTTTATTTAGTTACATGGGACAGCTGGTTGACTGGCTTGGCGAGTACACCCCTGAAGAACTTTTTTCGCAGCAACAATCCGAATTAATAAAAATGGGGTTAATGCTTTTGGTTGTGATGCCTGTGGTAGTCTTTTTTAGGTCAGCTATTTTACATCAAGCACTGTTGGGCAACTATCCGATGTCGATACGTTGGTTAGCGCACCGTTATTTATTACGCCAAAGTGTCAGCTTTTATCAAAATGAATTTGCCGGGCGAATAGCCACTAAAGTGTTACAAACCTCATTAGCTGTGCGTGAGTCAGTCACTAAGTTACTTGATGTATTGATGTACATTGCCGTTTATTTTGGCTCAATGGTGTTTTTAGTAGCCGCCTCAGATTGGCGCTTAATGCTGCCATTATTAGTGTGGTTAGCATTATATATTTGCGTGCAAATTTACTTTGTACCACGGTTAAAAAGCATTGCTAGCTCACAAGCTGATGCACGCTCAGAAATGACCGGCCGTATTGTTGACAGCTACACCAATATTTCAACCATTAAGCTGTTTTCTTATACTCAACGCGAAGAGCAATATGCTAAACAAAGCATGGATGTATTTTTACAGCCTGTATATAAACAAATGCGTTTGGTAACCAGCCTTAACGTGGTTATTCAAAGCTTGAACTATTTACTGGTATTTTCGGTGGCAGCAGTGTCTTTGTATTTATGGTCGTTAAGTGCCATTAGTGCGGGGGCTATTGCAGTAGCATTGAGTTTGTCGTTAAGGCTTAATGGTATGGCCCAATGGATCATGTGGGAAATTAGCAGCTTATTTGAAAACATTGGTACCGTAGCCGATGGCATGCGCACCCTTTCAAACCCGATTGCGGTTGATGACAAGCCAAAAGCCGATAGTTTAAAAGTAACTCAAGGTTCAATCGACTTTAACAATGTACACTTTAATTATGGTAAAGCCGCTAATGAAAATAACCGAGGTCCTGTAATTAACGGTTTAAACTTAAATATTAAACCGGGCGAAAAAATTGGCTTAGTGGGTCGCTCTGGCGCGGGTAAATCCACATTAGTTAACTTGTTGCTACGTTTTTACGATACAGACAAAGGCTGTATTAGTATTGATGGCCAAAATATAACTGATGTAAGCCAAGAAAGCCTTCGCCGCTATATCGCTATGGTCACCCAAGACACCTCACTACTGCACCGCTCAGTAAAAGACAACATCTTATACGGCAGACCTGATGCAACCGAAGCGGAAATGCTCGATGCGACCAAACAAGCCAAAGCGCTCGATTTTATAAACGATTTAGAAGACAGCAAAGGCAATAAAGGCTTTGATGCACAAGTGGGCGAACGAGGGGTAACCCTCTCGGGCGGGCAACGCCAGCGGATTGCTATTGCTCGGGTGTTACTCAAAAACGCGCCTATTCTTATACTTGATGAGGCCACCAGCGCTTTAGACTCAGAGGTAGAAGCAGCTATTCAAGCCAGCTTAGATGATTTAATGACAGGCAAAACGGTCATTGCTATTGCACACCGATTATCAACCATTGCACAAATGGACAGGCTTATTGTGCTTGATGAAGGTGGCGTTGTAGAGCAAGGCAGTCACGATGAGTTAATTGCCCAAGGCGGCATTTACGCTGCACTGTGGGCACATCAAACCGGCGGCTTTATTGGTATTGAATAA